Sequence from the Cucumis sativus cultivar 9930 chromosome 1, Cucumber_9930_V3, whole genome shotgun sequence genome:
GGGAAAATTGGTATTTTTGGTggtgttaatttttatttcattcctTCTAGTCCTGCCTTGTGCTCAAGGATGGAGCAAAGAAGGTCATATCCTAACATGTGAAATTGCACAGGTAactttatttactttttcttgtCTGAtgatcttttaattaaattggacGTTTTGGATCAAATTCTGCCTTGACCATTTGAACTCAACACATAGGGTCATTTTTACTCTTAAATTTGACAAACTGTCTCCATTTTTATCtgcaattttctattttctttaatcagtTTTTATataagcttaaaaaaaattgttatatggGTGGGATCTGAGGAGTTTGTTatgaaatcaacaaataaaacaagcATAAAAACGTAAATGAGGAGAGAATCGACATAGAAGCATATTAGCTACATTTATGCTCATTAGAAAGAATATTTCAGATTACAGAACAAAGACGCTTCTATAAATGGGGAGTTCATACAACCAATTTGATCTTCAAATCTTAAGATTAAAATGGTAAACAACGTAAATACAGTGAGAtcttaaacatttttgtttaattagttgttGAGAGGTGAGATATCAGATCTAAATGTATTCACCTcagttataaaatatatatcaggCAAGAAACTGATGTgttttgaaagagaaattaacAACAAAACAGATTTTGGGCTGAATTTTGGAAGATTTATCAGACAATTGACATTGTAAATTGATGTAGCTCAATTCGATCATgtcaaactttatttttgttgaaagcAGCGGGAGTCTTAAAAAGGAGGATTTTACATgttaaacaaatttagaaacaaaaattttaaaatttgagacaCACAATTGAATATTGAAGAGGACAACTAATGGGTAAGTTTAGATTATAATCCAACCACATTCAGGAGCTACTGATTCCAGAGGCAGCAGAGGCAGTTCAAGATCTGTTACCTGAAAGTGCCGGAGGAAATCTATCGGCGATGTGCGTATGGCCGGACCAAATCCGACTCCAGTCTAAGTACCGCTGGGCCAGTCCCCTTCACTACGCCAACACCCCCGACTCTTGTTCTTTCGTCTACAAAAGTAAAGTAACACCCTTTTATTCTCCCATCCCTAAGgttaaataaattcatttcgaattattaaactaaacgGTGCGTTTTTGTTTAGGGGATTGTCATAATGACGCCGGACAGCCGGACATGTGCGTCGCCGGTGCCATTCGAAATTTCACCACTCAGCTCACAACCTACCGAACACAAGGCTTCGACAGTCCTCGTAACTGACCCGACCCGACCCACTCGAATTATTCCTGtgataatatgaaaattatttaatttcatttttattattctagATAACTTGACCGAGGCCTTGCTCTTTCTATCGCATTTCGTTGGGGATATTCATCAGGTAATACTAAAGTTATTCAAAAATGTTTATGTGTTGAATtgctttaatttaattatgagatatgtaattataacttattttacatatacatatatacctATATTTTCAGCCATTGCATGTGGGGTTCGAGAGTGATGCGGGAGGAAACACCATAGAAGTACGATGGTTCCGTCGTAAATCAAACCTCCATCACGTAAGattttaatctaaaaacatACCAAAACAATATGAGTCtatatgttttaagttttatgaaTTCTATTACatttagattataaattaCTAATTATATGGAATAATGCAGGTGTGGGATAGAGACATTATTCTTGAAGCTCTAGGAGATTATTACGACAAAGACGGTGGCCTTCTCTTAGATGAACTTAACCGGAATTTAACTcaggtaattaattaatactttttattttttctttattacatTAGTACATTAGTTTATAATGTTAGGATATTAGAAGGTTTACTATCTTCTTATCAAAATTCTGTTTTTGTAGGGAATTTGGAGCAATGACGTTTCGGAATGGGAGCGTTGTTCTACTGTTAATTCATGTGTTAATAggtatttatagaaaatgaaattaggttatattttgtaaatatttttttgttttttttttaaccatagTAACAACTTGTGGATTAGGTGGGCTGATGAGAGTACAGGGTTGGCTTGCAAGTGGGCATATGAAGGAGTTGAAGCTGGTATTACTTTATCAGGTAAAcccaatcaatcaatcaatcaaacattgtttaaattaatatcataGTCATTAATtcctaaaattatttgaaatataacaTATGATGAGAGGATAATGAAATCCGTAACTGATGTGATTTGTGTACAGAGGAATACTACGATTCAAGGTTGCCAATTGTGATGGAACGATTAGCTCAAGGTGGGGTCCGGTTGGCAATGCTCTTGAACCGGGTTTTTGCTGAAGATGCTACACGAGGATTTGCCTATTCATCTTGATTAATTCCACCATCAAATttaggatttctttttcttctttcttctaacTTAATTATGTCAGTAAAATATCTTAGATTTCAAAGGTTACTAGAAATGAAAGCAAATTGTAGTGTTGAATAAATTGgcattttagttcattttacaaaatttcatcaaCAAATTCACATGCTCTTTACATAgatgtaaatgaattaatcaAAGTAATAATGCAGTACATCTAAATTGGTATACTACATGATTTGTAACAAATAACATTTGATCAAATGTAACCCCTATATATCATAAATGCACCTAATTAATTCATTGAATAATTGAGACAATTTTTTCAAACGAgctgaaaataaaataaagtgtaaACTGccacatattaattaattgcatTATAGGTTAAATGATTTAAGTTTAATCATCTTTTGTATTCTAATTCACActtcaaatcattattatCTCCACtaaacttaataattatatatatcttactaaagatgaaaaagattCTTTTGGACCCAAAATAAGAGACCTAAACATTCTTCCAAACACTTGAAGTtcacaattattattttatttttcttttcatggaaaaaaagaaaaggaatatttaaaattaatattctaaaCATACACTCTacttgtatcaaatataaatattctaaataGACATATTTGTAATGGTAaacacttttatttatttatttattaacataaCTATATTCCTCCATCGatgaaattaaagtaaataggaaaacttcaaaagaaattatgattTCCAAATATGATTAATCATCAAAATCaacacacaaaattaaattagctTGTTGTGgtggaaaattaaatttatacacaACGCCCCTTTCAAATGCTTATTTCAAATGTCAccaattaaatttagataatGTTTTTATTGTGTGTAGTggaaaatgaaggaaaagtCCAAAATTGAGGCTATAGGGATTGGGAGAGATTTTGGAAGATAGCCACATAAGTCATTCTCACATAATTTTGATACCATTTGTTTTGCTTTCATTAACATATAGCTTACATATCCCTAACCTCATCCTTAtgctaataaataaaaatgcataatatataAGGGTGTTAGAAGTTCGTCTGGGGAGTTAATCGATTTATacattgaattaaataaaaataacatgtGTTCACAGCCTTAACttggaattttaaattttcaaatttgtatctttagttttttttttctgttttttttaatgtaatttcaatcaaaattttaaataagatttcGACTTTtcctatatattattattttattgtactTTCAATTCACTCAAATTTCTTATGGAATTCATCAATATAGGTGTAACAACAACTTGTTATCCAATCTTTAGGTagcttgaatttgaattttttctaGAAAGAAAGTATTTGAGATAAAGTTTagaatattcaaatttaaatgaagatAAATGTTAGATTGTACgctaaaaattttatttggatttgGACTAGCATTTTAAAACAGATTTTTGAAtctgttttgttttgggaTAATCTCTTGATTGTATTCAAATTCGTTTATTCTGTTTTGTTAGTGAATTTCATTTAGTTTATTCTTGATTTgtttaaagatatttaaaatcatttgaaagaTATTGAACATTTAGTCCTTTTCTTCGATGTTAGAAGTTGTTGATGTTTCTCATGATTTTTTGTCCTTGATTACGGGATGATTGTATTTATATGTGGTTTTTGTCATGTTGTGACTAGACCCTTTATGCGAGCAAGATAATTGACGTTCAAGAAGACTGATTCTTTcaatagaaattaataatgttCGATACATATTATGTATGTGTAGTGTGTCGCCGGTTGTGCCACCAAGTTGATGTGACTAAATAGAGAACTAGTAAGAAACGTATTACATAGTACCGAAGTATATCACAATTAGGGAAGCCTGTACAATgtgatataaaattgaattaggaAGCAATGAAGACTCCTTAGTAAATATGgattatttaatataagttCGTTTAGTATCTAGagacaattaattataataaaaagaacttgtACTTTGAACAATTTTTATAATCGATAAGAGATCTCTTCAAACCGGTTCAAGATGTCTCAAATGTAaatattatcttctttttattctttgttaCTCGTGTTATTTTCTTCTGTCACTAGCTAGTTTTGGTATTATGAACTTGATTCTCTAGTTTACTTTCATAATTTcacacaaatttgaaattgaacttatattattttggtttggaCTTATTtggattaagaaaaaaagtgttcttaaacaaaaaaattcatttaattaaaaaatagcctaaaaataaaaacattcatGGGTTGGTTACACTTTTTGAAGAggctttttttatttgtttacaaAGTTTAATTGGTTTGCTATATACCAAACGtttttctattaatatcaaattactATAAGCATATGATTGGTCTAGTTGAAAACAATTTGGTTGGTCTAGTTTTTTTAAGCATATGATTGTTATAATTAGCCAATAGAGTTGGGTCTTAGTAGGTAGCTATTGCCGGAGTGTGGGTCATCGGAGTGGGCTAACAAGGTTAGTCTTCAAAGTTCATACTAGGAGGTGGTTGTTAGAATACCGATGGTGGTGGCCGTCAGGCTGATAAAAGTGGTCGACGATGGAAGGGTGGTAGGCAGCGAGAACCATATTGGTAAAAGTGAGGTAGAGCAAAtgaatgttttattataattttatgtacAAAATAAGGGATGGAGTTATCACCAACCACTCAAAAtaaatcatcttttttaaagttgattttgagatgtttttccttttaaaccAACTTATTTCATaaactcttttcttccttACTTATTTTGAACCGTTTTTAATaaacacttcattttttttaaaatgatttattttcaaatttcacttgaaaaactaaattaatttatttcatataaactccttttttcaaaagttattttatgaGTGGTTGCCATGCAATTATTTTgtccaaaataatttatttttaaaatttaaacgcttcaaaatttaaaccaaattgaaattagaaattcTTAGTTTAGGGATAGGGATTTCAAATGAGtaagtttgttttaaataatttattttttaaaatattaatatttcttttttatatgtgTGAGAGAAATGGAGTAAAGAAGATggtgtttctttttataaatgtgtCAATTTTAACGGTGTAAGTTCGTGAAGTCCAGGTCAAATTAAGAAGCTAAACCATCATTTCAAAAAGAGACTAAACCtaaccaaaactttaaatatttggtttttcCCTAAAACAAGAACTTTGGTCGTTTTGTTATCTCGTTAGAGGAGGAAGTGATGTTAAGTGACGTTATTCCTATGTAATCCTaagataagaaaaaggaaaaatagcatatgaacataaaataaagtatagaAAATCACAAGATAAGTTTAGCATCTCTTAGTtgttaaatatattacaacttAGGGAACTAATAAGTCATAgtcatataaaataatagattccatatcttttaataaagtttgacattaaacaaacctaaaatcaCTACCCTACAATAAGACAACATCATCACCATCAAAACAACCAATTATAATCATCTGATTATCCAAAAACTTTGCTTTtgtatgagaaaaaaaaatacataaaaagcattatattgtttatttgtcCTATGCCCCATtatttccatttatttaaaacCTCTCTTTCCCTAGTGCCATATAATTTCTAACTTCTATAATTCtctcaaaatcaaactttctTAAAAAGATATGCTGTCATTATGAGCTCATAATGACTCAACTCTTACTTTGTAACTCAACATGTGTTTatggtaaaattttcaatcactCGTTCGTTTGTTTATTTGTGacgttttattatatttgttaatattttggttcattttgttacaattgaaaatagtctttttctttttataatgcTCCATAGTTAATTTACAAGTAGGAGAAATCCTTTAAATATAGATCGAGAAATCATCCACACGTAAAAATTAGTTATCCACAAGTTAGATTGCATCTTAAGTAAACCCACCAGCTATTAAATGCACCATAGAATTAGATTTACAAAAATAGGAAGAGAAATTAGGGGTGCATtgtattacaaatattttttcacttcaaaaaattaaatattttgaaagtcaATCTAAACATGTACAAACACTACCTCTCttataaaaacataataaaaaccGAGAAAGCtgattgtatttattttattaggttATTGGCAATGGGGTTGGGCGGGGAGCAATCCCCATCCCATTCCGTGGAgaatttccatttccatttccatccCCGTTCCATTACCCATTTTGAGAGTTGGGGCGAAGATTTCCTATATGTAGATCAAAGTCGTTGGGGAAAATATCCgttctattaattatttttaaaattataaaataattagaatttaatttttaaattaataataaaaagatattttagcATTTcttatgataaatttaataaaatagttaagttaatttaaagaacatttaaaaaaatatttaaataaaaaaatcaaaaatagaaaaatttaagta
This genomic interval carries:
- the LOC101217378 gene encoding endonuclease 1 precursor gives rise to the protein MGKLVFLVVLIFISFLLVLPCAQGWSKEGHILTCEIAQELLIPEAAEAVQDLLPESAGGNLSAMCVWPDQIRLQSKYRWASPLHYANTPDSCSFVYKRDCHNDAGQPDMCVAGAIRNFTTQLTTYRTQGFDSPHNLTEALLFLSHFVGDIHQPLHVGFESDAGGNTIEVRWFRRKSNLHHVWDRDIILEALGDYYDKDGGLLLDELNRNLTQGIWSNDVSEWERCSTVNSCVNRWADESTGLACKWAYEGVEAGITLSEEYYDSRLPIVMERLAQGGVRLAMLLNRVFAEDATRGFAYSS